The DNA window CTCCCACGCCGAGACGTGCGCGAAGTTCTCGTCGTCGCGCAGGGCCTCGCCGTCGGCGTCCTGCGACTCGGCGCGGAAGTGGCCGCCGCAGGACTCGGTGCGGACCAGGGCGTCCAGGCACATGAGCTCGGCCAGGTCGAAGAAGTCGGCCACCCGGCCGGCCCGCTCCAGCACCTGGTTCAGCTCCTCGGCGGTGCCGCTGACCTTGACGTTCTCCCAGAACTCCTGACGCAGCTCGGGGATGCGCTCCAGGGCCTTGCGCAGCGACTCCTCGGTGCGCTCCATGCCGCAGTAGTCCCACATGAGCTTGCCGAGCTCGCGGTGGAAGGAGTCGGGCGTGCGGGTGCCGTTCACGGACAGCAGCCGCTCGATCCTGGAGCGGACCTTGATCTCCGCCTCGGCGACCGCCTCCTCGTCCACCTCGCCGAACGGGCCGTCGGCCAGATAGTCGCCGATGGTGGTCGGCAGCACGAAGTAGCCGTCGGCCAGGCCCTGCATGAGGGCGGAGGCGCCGAGGCGGTTCGCGCCGTGGTCGGAGAAGTTGGCCTCGCCGATGACGAACAGGCCGGGGATCGTGGACTGCAGGTCGTAGTCCACCCACAGGCCGCCCATCGTGTAGTGCACGGCGGGGTAGATGCGCATCGGCACCTCGTACGGGTTCTCGCCGGTGATGCGCTCGTACATGTCGAAGAGGTTGCCGTACTTCTTCTCGACGGCGTCGCGGCCGAGGCGGGCGATGGCGTCCCTGAAGTCCAGGTAGACGCCGAGGCCGCCGGGGCCGACGCCGCGGCCCTCGTCGCAGACGTTCTTGGCGGCCCGGGAGGCGATGTCGCGGGGCACCAGGTTGCCGAACGCCGGGTAGATGCGCTCCAGGTAGTAGTCGCGCTCGTCCTCGGGGATGGCGCCGGGGGCGCGCTCGTCGTTCTTGCGCAGCGGCACCCAGACGCGGCCGTCGTTGCGCAGCGACTCCGACATCAGGGTCAGCTTCGACTGGTAGTCGCCGGAGACCGGGATGCAGGTCGGGTGGATCTGGGTGTAGCACGGGTTGGCGAAGTACGCGCCCCGCTCGTGCGCCCGCCAGATGGCGGTCGTGTTGCAGCCCTTGGCGTTCGTGGACAGGAAGAACACGTTGCCGTAGCCACCGGTGGCGAGCACCACGGCGTCGGCCAGGTGCCGCTCGATCTCGCCGGTCACCATGTCGCGCACGATGACGCCACGCGCCCGCCCGCCGGAGACGATCACGTCGAGCATCTCGTGCCGGGTGTGCATCTTCACCGTGCCGGCCGCGATCTGCCGCTCCAGCGCCTGGTAGGCGCCGAGCAGGAGCTGCTGTCCCGTCTGGCCGCGGGCGTAGAAGGTGCGCGAGACCTGCGCGCCGCCGAACGAGCGGGTGTCGAGCAGGCCGCCGTACTCGCGGGCGAACGGCACGCCCTGCGCCACGGCCTGGTCGATGATGTTCACCGAGACCTGGGCGAGGCGGTAGACGTTGGACTCGCGGGCGCGGAAGTCGCCGCCCTTCACCGTGTCGTAGAAGAGCCGGTAGATCGAGTCGCCGTCGCCGCGGTAGTTCTTGGCCGCGTTGATGCCGCCCTGGGCGGCGATGGAGTGGGCGCGGCGCGGGGAGTCCTGGTAGCAGAAGGACGTGACGTTGTAGCCGAGCTCGCCCAGTGTCGCGGCGGCCGAGCCGCCGGCCAGGCCGGTGCCGACCACGATCACGTTGAGCTTGCGCTTGTTGGCCGGGTTGACCAGGCGGGCGGAGAACTTGCGCTTCTCCCACCGCTCCTCGATGGGCCCGGCGGGCGCCTTGGTGTCCCGGATCGGCGAGCCTTCGGTGTACTTCACTTCACAACTCCGAACGTGATCGCGAGGGGCGGGGCCAGGAAGCCGATCACCAAGGCGACGGAGACCAGCGCGGCGATCCCCTTGAGCGCCTTGTAGCGGTCGCGGTTGGCCCAGCCGAGCGTCTGCACGGCGCTCCAGATGCCGTGCCGCAGGTGCAGGCCGACCATGACGACGGCGACGACGTAGAGGAGCGTCACCCACCAGCGCGACGGGTCGAACCCAGCCACCATGCGGTCGGCCGGCTCGGAGCCGAAGCCCTTGGGGTTGACGACGCCGAAGGTGAGGTCGAGCAGGTGCCAGACGACGAAGAGCGCGATGGTCAGGCCGCCGAAGCGCATGATGTGCGTGGCGTAGCCGTTCGCCTGCGACTTCTTGGCGACGTACTTGACGGGCCTCGCGTGGCCGGCGCGGCGGGCCAGCGAGATCGCCGCCCACATGTGCGCGACGACCGACACGACCAGCACGATCTCCAGGATGGTCAGCGCGGCCCGGTACGGCAGCAGCGGCTCGAACAGCGTGCGCAGCGCGTGCGCGTACTCGTTGAAGGAGTCCTTGCCGAGGAAGATCTTGAGGTTCCCCAGCATGTGGGTGATGAGGAACAGCACCATCACGGCGCCCGTGACGGCCATCACGACCTTCTTGCCGTTCGACGAGCGGAGGAACCCGCCGGGCCGCTTGCGCGTTGGAGTGCTCTTGGGAGCGGGAACTGGCGCGGTGGCGGCGCCGCGCTCAATCGTGGCAGTCACGTTTTCGAACGCTATGTACGCAGGTACGATCCGTCCAAGTCATCAACGGCCTGGTTTCGATAGCCGTCGGCTATGATGCTGGTACGACCGGTCTTTTCCTCACCATACGGCCGGCCGGTGCGAGGAAAATCACATGCAGCTGCAACAGCTCGCCTACTTCGTGGCCGTCGCAGAGACCAGGCACTTCACCCAGGCCGCCGAGCGCATGCGGGTCGCCCAGCCCTCCCTGAGCAAGCAGATCAAGGCCCTGGAGTCCGACCTCGGCGCGCCGCTGTTCTCGCGCGCCCGGGGCAACGTCACGCTCACGCCCGCCGGCGAGGCGCTGCTGCCGCTCGCCCGCCGCATGCTCGCCGACGCCGACACCGCCCGGCAGGAGGTCGCCCAGCTCGCCGGGCTGCGCCGGGGCCGGGTCCGGCTCGGGGCCACGCCGTCGCTCTGCGCCGGGCTGCTCGCCGACGCGCTCGCCCGCTTCCACCGGGCCTATCCCGGGATCGAACTGCTGGTCGAGGAGGGCGGCTCGCGCGACCTGGTGCGGGCGCTGGCCCGTGGGCAGCTCGACCTGTCGCTGATCATCATGCCGTTGCAGAGCGACGACCCGGCCCTCGTCACCGAGGAGATCCTGCGGGAGAACCTCGTGGTCGTCTCGCCCTCGCACGAGCGGTCGCGGCGGCCGTACATGGAGATCGGCGAGCTGCGCGGGCGGCCGATGGTGATGTTCCGGCGCGGCTACGACCTGCGCGAGGCGACGCTGGCCGCCTGCCGGCACGCGGGCTTCGAGCCGCGCTTCGCGGTGCAGGGCGGCGAGATGGACGCCGTGCTGCGGTTCGTGGAGGCCGGGCTGGGGGTGGCCGTGGTGCCGTCCATGGTGCTCGACGGCCGGCCGGGGCTGGCGGGCACCCCGCTCGCGCCCCCGGGGCTCAGCCGGACCATCGCGCTCGCGCACCGCAAGGACGTCGAGCCGACCACGGCGGCGCAGGCGTTCCGCGGCGTGCTGCTGTCCTTCGTCGTGGAGGCCGGGGTGGAGGGCACGCTTCCGCAAGGGGTCGAACTCATCGCAGAATGAGCAGCAACGATCCCGAGCGCGCGGTGAGGCGGAAGGTTGACGGCACATCTCAGCGAGACGCTGACGCTGCTCCTCGTGGAGGACGACGACGGCGACGCCTTCCTCGTCGAGGAGCTGCTCCAGGAGGCCGCGGCGCCGCCGCGGATCTTCCGGGCGCGCAGCCTCCAGGAGGCGCGGACGAAGCTCACACCCGGGATCCAGTGCGTGCTGGTCGACCTGTCGCTCCCCGACGCCACCAGGCTGGAGGCGCTTGAGGAGGTCCTGGCCATGGCGCCGCACGCCGCCGTGCTGGTGCTCACCGGGTTACGCGACGCGCACGTCGGCGTCGCCGCCGTCTCGGCGGGCGCCCAGGACTACCTGGTCAAGCAGGACATCGACGCGCCCCTGCTGACCCGCGCCATCCGCTACGCGATGGAGCGCAAGCGCGCCGACCAGACCCAGCTCAGGCTGGTGCAGGCGGAGCTGATCGCCAAGGAGAACGCGCGCACCCAGCGCGGCCTGCTGCCCAGTCCCCTGCTGACGTCCGACGCGATCGAGCATCTGACCCGCTATCTGCCGGGCAGCGGCGGCACGCTGGCGGGCGACTTCCTCGACGCGGTGCAGACGCCGGACGGCGCGTTCCACGTGGTGGTGGGCGACGTGTGCGGGCACGGTCCGGACGAGGCGGCGCTGGGCGTGGCCCTGCGCATCGCCTGGCGCACGCTGGTGCTCGCCGGCCAGACCGGCGGCACGCTGCTGCGCACGCTCGACACCCTGCTGCGGGCCGAGCGCAAGGCGCCGGAGATCTTCACCACGCTGTGCACGGCGACGATCGCCCCCGACCTGCGGAGCGCGCGGATGCGGGTGGTCGGGCACCCGCCGCCGGTGCTGGTGCGCGACGGCACGGTCGAGGTGCTGGAGGGCGGGCCGTCCGGGCCGCCGCTCGGCATCTTCCCCGACGCCGAGTGGTCGGTGATCGACGTGCCGCTGGGCGACAAGTGGTCGA is part of the Nonomuraea coxensis DSM 45129 genome and encodes:
- a CDS encoding fumarate reductase/succinate dehydrogenase flavoprotein subunit; the protein is MKYTEGSPIRDTKAPAGPIEERWEKRKFSARLVNPANKRKLNVIVVGTGLAGGSAAATLGELGYNVTSFCYQDSPRRAHSIAAQGGINAAKNYRGDGDSIYRLFYDTVKGGDFRARESNVYRLAQVSVNIIDQAVAQGVPFAREYGGLLDTRSFGGAQVSRTFYARGQTGQQLLLGAYQALERQIAAGTVKMHTRHEMLDVIVSGGRARGVIVRDMVTGEIERHLADAVVLATGGYGNVFFLSTNAKGCNTTAIWRAHERGAYFANPCYTQIHPTCIPVSGDYQSKLTLMSESLRNDGRVWVPLRKNDERAPGAIPEDERDYYLERIYPAFGNLVPRDIASRAAKNVCDEGRGVGPGGLGVYLDFRDAIARLGRDAVEKKYGNLFDMYERITGENPYEVPMRIYPAVHYTMGGLWVDYDLQSTIPGLFVIGEANFSDHGANRLGASALMQGLADGYFVLPTTIGDYLADGPFGEVDEEAVAEAEIKVRSRIERLLSVNGTRTPDSFHRELGKLMWDYCGMERTEESLRKALERIPELRQEFWENVKVSGTAEELNQVLERAGRVADFFDLAELMCLDALVRTESCGGHFRAESQDADGEALRDDENFAHVSAWERTPDGPVLHKEPLEYEYVKMTQRSYK
- a CDS encoding succinate dehydrogenase cytochrome b subunit — encoded protein: MTATIERGAATAPVPAPKSTPTRKRPGGFLRSSNGKKVVMAVTGAVMVLFLITHMLGNLKIFLGKDSFNEYAHALRTLFEPLLPYRAALTILEIVLVVSVVAHMWAAISLARRAGHARPVKYVAKKSQANGYATHIMRFGGLTIALFVVWHLLDLTFGVVNPKGFGSEPADRMVAGFDPSRWWVTLLYVVAVVMVGLHLRHGIWSAVQTLGWANRDRYKALKGIAALVSVALVIGFLAPPLAITFGVVK
- a CDS encoding LysR family transcriptional regulator, coding for MQLQQLAYFVAVAETRHFTQAAERMRVAQPSLSKQIKALESDLGAPLFSRARGNVTLTPAGEALLPLARRMLADADTARQEVAQLAGLRRGRVRLGATPSLCAGLLADALARFHRAYPGIELLVEEGGSRDLVRALARGQLDLSLIIMPLQSDDPALVTEEILRENLVVVSPSHERSRRPYMEIGELRGRPMVMFRRGYDLREATLAACRHAGFEPRFAVQGGEMDAVLRFVEAGLGVAVVPSMVLDGRPGLAGTPLAPPGLSRTIALAHRKDVEPTTAAQAFRGVLLSFVVEAGVEGTLPQGVELIAE
- a CDS encoding PP2C family protein-serine/threonine phosphatase, whose translation is MTAHLSETLTLLLVEDDDGDAFLVEELLQEAAAPPRIFRARSLQEARTKLTPGIQCVLVDLSLPDATRLEALEEVLAMAPHAAVLVLTGLRDAHVGVAAVSAGAQDYLVKQDIDAPLLTRAIRYAMERKRADQTQLRLVQAELIAKENARTQRGLLPSPLLTSDAIEHLTRYLPGSGGTLAGDFLDAVQTPDGAFHVVVGDVCGHGPDEAALGVALRIAWRTLVLAGQTGGTLLRTLDTLLRAERKAPEIFTTLCTATIAPDLRSARMRVVGHPPPVLVRDGTVEVLEGGPSGPPLGIFPDAEWSVIDVPLGDKWSIMFYTDGLIEAAVGDRDELLGVDGLVGLVREHGAVDLDRLIRHAGTLSDDLAVVVVSRRTA